A part of Scophthalmus maximus strain ysfricsl-2021 chromosome 20, ASM2237912v1, whole genome shotgun sequence genomic DNA contains:
- the LOC118284769 gene encoding uncharacterized protein LOC118284769 isoform X1, with translation MWLLLMSMLVSALSPCGDGDTVVGHHGLSLCGKLLHSGQVTSRGPGTLLTQTNHCCMRINRGRVCAAVQHKQRALYLPYAVHDDHRHNLFHQDVTERSHIPALVLSPHLEEGKSVPVFLKLDTPPAMHVTSRGTQTKTGGEISYISMDIIKDHPHSGSACPLSHCPAASRHSFPAFSLEKPKSWATNTVVKLQKMLTKRYCAATTVVIPCYIKDGQLRSAINIKKMSIERIPEPQIRQKEFTKQGMSLKVLRQFDRRQSSKALVSQDTIFQTASRHSGSSSLKTSEASQLEIQRSAACIMKKNRHLNLEKSLLKQLSLKAASSADDDDDDDDDDGGFVDWSVSSENKKSINRPQYKLRATQEDNSGDFSGGIITRQAELWRSDGESQTGQTHRNSIGSGNWKTLAFIPQTDATHTTDNNDVDHKHVLTEVGEQALIMLLLPDTEMETQTEPLSETKLILKTDTRWETVNIHKKEPADPQPMTKVMKENVITEDDNSKCKCLKEAPFPLGIHAIQRREGIDMKPAESIASVTKASASAKKQVKERTEEVEHAETDNTTHENMSRNHWKQEQDVAPGESVAPSRKMMETEKTVREHTAQTTALNMAIKQTTSSFQVFKQGSPQKTNRLPSREETPTNTLRPEPETDGAPRFITCRTSNTESTTGESFSGLRMREDVPAARGGPEDEEGDAVNRPETGREEDKTDPGGGTSFTFTKTLETIHKHLTNNLPKLTGDTVPLCRGLIHRTEAGWKHCTERFAGTGSKMISSRESMDAFERVVELEREHASVRDHGDSQPDDDDDDGHNHFYYFDGVLKRVKNSFHFKSRRRRKRSHDKIISSLRKKRDSSENLLSYIQRLTLRNQVSHFKWSGTDSHVQRGAHETLEIKSDSQSELST, from the exons atgtggctgctgctgatgtcaaTGCTTGTCTCTGCCCTGTCTCCCTGCGGGGACGGGGACACGGTCGTGGGTCACCACGGCTTGAGCTTGTGCGGAAAACTGCTGCACAGTGGACAGGTGACTTCCAGAGGACCAGGGACACTCCTGACCCAAACGAACCATTGCTGCATGCGTATCAACAGAGGccgtgtgtgtgctgctgtgcagcacaaacaaagAGCCCTTTACTTGCCATACGCAGTGCATGATGACCACAGACACAATTTGTTTCATCAGGATGTGACAGAGAGGAGTCATATTCCAGCACTG GTTCTTTCTCCTCATcttgaagaaggaaaaagtgtTCCAGTATTTCTCAAGTTGGATACTCCCCCAGCAATGCACGTTACTAGCAGAGGCACACAGACTAAGACCGGTGGTGAAATCAGCTATATTTCCATGGATATAATTAAAGATCACCCTCATTCAGGTTCAGCATGTCCTTTGTCTCATTGCCCAGCTGCCTCAAGACACAGTTTCCCGGCTTTCTCATTGGAGAAACCCAAGAGCTGGGCAACCAACACTGTTGttaaactgcagaaaatgctaACGAAGAGATACTGTGCTGCCACAACTGTGGTTATTCCCTGCTATATTAAAGATGGGCAATTAAGATCGGcaattaacattaaaaaaatgtccatagAACGGATCCCAGAACCACAGATAAGACAAAAAGAGTTCACAAAGCAGGGGATGAGCTTGAAAGTTCTCAGGCAGTTTGACAGACGACAGTCTTCAAAAGCTTTGGTTAGTCAAGATACCATTTTCCAAACGGCTTCTCGGCACTCTGGCAGCTCTTCACTGAAAACCTCAGAGGCATCACAATTAGAGATACAGAGAAGTGCAGCCTGtattatgaagaaaaacagacatcTCAACTTGGAGAAAAGTCTTCTGAAACAACTTTCTTTAAAAGCTGCGTCTAGtgcggatgatgatgatgatgatgatgatgatgatggtggatTTGTGGATTGGTCTGTCTCCAGTGAGAATAAAAAATCCATAAATAGACCGCAGTATAAGTTAAGGGCCACTCAGGAGGATAATAGCGGAGATTTCAGCGGGGGTATAATCACAAGACAAGCAGAGCTTTGGCGCTCAGATGGAGAAAGCCAAACTGGACAAACACATAGAAATTCTATTGGAAGTGGAAACTGgaaaacattagcattcatcCCACAAACAGACGCCACGCATACAACAGATAATAATGATGTCGATCACAAACATGTGCTCACTGAGGTGGGAGAACAAGCCTTGATCATGTTGCTCCTCCCAGACACAGAGATGGAGACGCAAACAGAACCACTATCGGAAACAAAACTTATTCTGAAAACAGACACTCGATGGGAAACtgtaaatattcacaaaaaggAGCCGGCCGACCCCCAACCCATGACCAAAGTTATGAAGGAGAACGTCATTACTGAAGACGATAACTCAAAGTGTAAATGCTTGAAAGAAGCCCCATTTCCATTAGGCATTCATGCAATacaaaggagggagggaatagATATGAAACCAGCAGAAAGTATAGCAAGTGTAACCAAAGCGTCTGCATCTGCTAAGAAACAGGTCAAAGAAAGGACAGAGGAAGTAGAACACGCAGAGACTGATAACACAACTCATGAAAATATGAGCAGAAATCATTGGAAACAAGAGCAGGATGTAGCACCAGGAGAATCAGTCGCACCCTCACGCAAAAtgatggaaacagaaaagacagTAAGAGAGCACACAGCACAGACAACTGCACTAAACATGGCGATAAAACAGACGACATCGAGTTTCCAAGTCTTTAAACAAGGCAGCCCACAGAAAACCAACAGACTGCCAAGTAGAGAGGAGACCCCGACGAACACACTGAGGCCGGAGCCTGAGACAGACGGTGCGCCCAGGTTTATAACATGTAGAACCAGTAACACTGAATCTACGACTGGAGAGTCATTCTCAGGCCTCAGGATGAGAGAGGACGTCCCGGCAGCTCGTGGAGGCCccgaggatgaagagggagatgCGGTGAACAGGCCAGAAActgggagagaggaagacaaaactGACCCAGGAGGAGGGacctcatttacatttacaaaaactttAGAAACAATCCACAAACACCTGACAAACAATCTTCCAAAA TTGACAGGCGACACGGTGCCACTCTGCAGAGGTTTAATACATCGCACCGAGGCTGGGTGGAAACACTGCACGGAGAGGTTTGCAGGAACGGGATCCAAGATGATTTCCTCAAGGGAATCCATGGATGCATTTGAGAGAGTAGtagagctggagagagagcaTGCATCTGTCAGGGACCATGGTGACAGCCAgcccgatgatgatgatgatgatggacataatcatttctattattttgATGGAGTATTGAAAAGagttaaaaatagttttcactTCAAGAGTCGAAGAAGACGAAAAAGGAGCCACGACAAGATTATTTCCTCgctgagaaaaaagagagactccAGTGAAAATCTTCTCAGTTATATCCAACGTCTTACTTTGAGGAATCAGGTCAGTCACTTCAAATGGTCAGGCACCGACAGTCACGTGCAGAGAGGCGCGCACGAAACCCTGGAAATTAAATCAGATTCACAGAGCGAGTTAAGCACTTGA
- the LOC118284769 gene encoding uncharacterized protein LOC118284769 isoform X2, translating into MHVTSRGTQTKTGGEISYISMDIIKDHPHSGSACPLSHCPAASRHSFPAFSLEKPKSWATNTVVKLQKMLTKRYCAATTVVIPCYIKDGQLRSAINIKKMSIERIPEPQIRQKEFTKQGMSLKVLRQFDRRQSSKALVSQDTIFQTASRHSGSSSLKTSEASQLEIQRSAACIMKKNRHLNLEKSLLKQLSLKAASSADDDDDDDDDDGGFVDWSVSSENKKSINRPQYKLRATQEDNSGDFSGGIITRQAELWRSDGESQTGQTHRNSIGSGNWKTLAFIPQTDATHTTDNNDVDHKHVLTEVGEQALIMLLLPDTEMETQTEPLSETKLILKTDTRWETVNIHKKEPADPQPMTKVMKENVITEDDNSKCKCLKEAPFPLGIHAIQRREGIDMKPAESIASVTKASASAKKQVKERTEEVEHAETDNTTHENMSRNHWKQEQDVAPGESVAPSRKMMETEKTVREHTAQTTALNMAIKQTTSSFQVFKQGSPQKTNRLPSREETPTNTLRPEPETDGAPRFITCRTSNTESTTGESFSGLRMREDVPAARGGPEDEEGDAVNRPETGREEDKTDPGGGTSFTFTKTLETIHKHLTNNLPKLTGDTVPLCRGLIHRTEAGWKHCTERFAGTGSKMISSRESMDAFERVVELEREHASVRDHGDSQPDDDDDDGHNHFYYFDGVLKRVKNSFHFKSRRRRKRSHDKIISSLRKKRDSSENLLSYIQRLTLRNQVSHFKWSGTDSHVQRGAHETLEIKSDSQSELST; encoded by the exons ATGCACGTTACTAGCAGAGGCACACAGACTAAGACCGGTGGTGAAATCAGCTATATTTCCATGGATATAATTAAAGATCACCCTCATTCAGGTTCAGCATGTCCTTTGTCTCATTGCCCAGCTGCCTCAAGACACAGTTTCCCGGCTTTCTCATTGGAGAAACCCAAGAGCTGGGCAACCAACACTGTTGttaaactgcagaaaatgctaACGAAGAGATACTGTGCTGCCACAACTGTGGTTATTCCCTGCTATATTAAAGATGGGCAATTAAGATCGGcaattaacattaaaaaaatgtccatagAACGGATCCCAGAACCACAGATAAGACAAAAAGAGTTCACAAAGCAGGGGATGAGCTTGAAAGTTCTCAGGCAGTTTGACAGACGACAGTCTTCAAAAGCTTTGGTTAGTCAAGATACCATTTTCCAAACGGCTTCTCGGCACTCTGGCAGCTCTTCACTGAAAACCTCAGAGGCATCACAATTAGAGATACAGAGAAGTGCAGCCTGtattatgaagaaaaacagacatcTCAACTTGGAGAAAAGTCTTCTGAAACAACTTTCTTTAAAAGCTGCGTCTAGtgcggatgatgatgatgatgatgatgatgatgatggtggatTTGTGGATTGGTCTGTCTCCAGTGAGAATAAAAAATCCATAAATAGACCGCAGTATAAGTTAAGGGCCACTCAGGAGGATAATAGCGGAGATTTCAGCGGGGGTATAATCACAAGACAAGCAGAGCTTTGGCGCTCAGATGGAGAAAGCCAAACTGGACAAACACATAGAAATTCTATTGGAAGTGGAAACTGgaaaacattagcattcatcCCACAAACAGACGCCACGCATACAACAGATAATAATGATGTCGATCACAAACATGTGCTCACTGAGGTGGGAGAACAAGCCTTGATCATGTTGCTCCTCCCAGACACAGAGATGGAGACGCAAACAGAACCACTATCGGAAACAAAACTTATTCTGAAAACAGACACTCGATGGGAAACtgtaaatattcacaaaaaggAGCCGGCCGACCCCCAACCCATGACCAAAGTTATGAAGGAGAACGTCATTACTGAAGACGATAACTCAAAGTGTAAATGCTTGAAAGAAGCCCCATTTCCATTAGGCATTCATGCAATacaaaggagggagggaatagATATGAAACCAGCAGAAAGTATAGCAAGTGTAACCAAAGCGTCTGCATCTGCTAAGAAACAGGTCAAAGAAAGGACAGAGGAAGTAGAACACGCAGAGACTGATAACACAACTCATGAAAATATGAGCAGAAATCATTGGAAACAAGAGCAGGATGTAGCACCAGGAGAATCAGTCGCACCCTCACGCAAAAtgatggaaacagaaaagacagTAAGAGAGCACACAGCACAGACAACTGCACTAAACATGGCGATAAAACAGACGACATCGAGTTTCCAAGTCTTTAAACAAGGCAGCCCACAGAAAACCAACAGACTGCCAAGTAGAGAGGAGACCCCGACGAACACACTGAGGCCGGAGCCTGAGACAGACGGTGCGCCCAGGTTTATAACATGTAGAACCAGTAACACTGAATCTACGACTGGAGAGTCATTCTCAGGCCTCAGGATGAGAGAGGACGTCCCGGCAGCTCGTGGAGGCCccgaggatgaagagggagatgCGGTGAACAGGCCAGAAActgggagagaggaagacaaaactGACCCAGGAGGAGGGacctcatttacatttacaaaaactttAGAAACAATCCACAAACACCTGACAAACAATCTTCCAAAA TTGACAGGCGACACGGTGCCACTCTGCAGAGGTTTAATACATCGCACCGAGGCTGGGTGGAAACACTGCACGGAGAGGTTTGCAGGAACGGGATCCAAGATGATTTCCTCAAGGGAATCCATGGATGCATTTGAGAGAGTAGtagagctggagagagagcaTGCATCTGTCAGGGACCATGGTGACAGCCAgcccgatgatgatgatgatgatggacataatcatttctattattttgATGGAGTATTGAAAAGagttaaaaatagttttcactTCAAGAGTCGAAGAAGACGAAAAAGGAGCCACGACAAGATTATTTCCTCgctgagaaaaaagagagactccAGTGAAAATCTTCTCAGTTATATCCAACGTCTTACTTTGAGGAATCAGGTCAGTCACTTCAAATGGTCAGGCACCGACAGTCACGTGCAGAGAGGCGCGCACGAAACCCTGGAAATTAAATCAGATTCACAGAGCGAGTTAAGCACTTGA